A region from the Vicia villosa cultivar HV-30 ecotype Madison, WI linkage group LG3, Vvil1.0, whole genome shotgun sequence genome encodes:
- the LOC131658473 gene encoding probable lipid phosphate phosphatase 4 has product MALQSPGAKLAITHMHDWLIILVLAGIDGLLNMIEPFHRYVGKDMMQDLMFPFREDTIPMWGVPVSMTRNFIISIIMPILIFIAFYFVRRDIYDLHHATLGLLFASIITGVITDSIKDAVGRPRPNFFQRCFPDKRPVFDKETGDVICTGIHKVIKEGYKSFPSGHTSWSFAGLNFLSWYLSGKIRVFDRRGHVGKLSIVLLPLLTAALVGISRVDDYWHHWTDVFVGGLIGIIVSSTCYLLLFPFPTYPHGWAPHAFFYMLDLEEGQSSQGDSQSPSLMRIDRTLEMDQMENGRRFM; this is encoded by the exons ATGGCTTTACAATCTCCAGGAGCAAAATTGGCAATAACTCATATGCATGATTGGCTTATTATATTGGTTCTTGCCGGCATAGATGGTTTGTTAAATATGATAGAACCTTTTCATCGTTATGTTGGAAAAGACATGATGCAAGATCTTATGTTTCCATTTAGAGAAGACACTATACCTATGTGGGGTGTCCCGGTGAGTATGACGCGTAATTTT ATAATCTCCATTATCATGCCAATTCTCATCTTTATTGCTTTTTACTTTGTTAGAAGAGATATCTATGATTTACACCATGCAACATTAG GTCTTTTGTTTGCTAGCATAATAACGGGAGTTATAACTGATTCCATTAAAGATGCTGTTGGTAGACCAAGACCAAATTTTTTCCAGAGGTGTTTCCCCGATAAAAGACCG GTTTTTGATAAAGAAACTGGTGAtgttatatgtactggaattcaTAAAGTTATAAAAGAAGGATACAAAAGCTTTCCTAGTGGTCATACATCAT GGTCATTTGCTGGACTTAATTTCCTTTCATGGTATTTATCCGGAAAAATTAGAGTATTTGATCGTAGGGGGCATGTTGGAAAACTTAGTATAGTTTTGCTTCCTTTACTTACTGCAGCTCTTGTTGGAATTTCTCGAGTAGATGATTACTGGCATCATTGGACTGATGTGTTTGTTGGAGGCCTTATAG GAATTATCGTGTCTTCAACATGCTATTTGCTACTCTTTCCATTTCCTACTTATCCACATG GTTGGGCACCTCATGCATTTTTTTACATGTTGGACTTGGAGGAGGGTCAAAGTTCTCAAGGCGATAGTCAAAGTCCATCATTAATGAGGATAGATCGTACCTTAGAGATGGatcaaatggaaaatggaagaCGATTTATGtga